The following is a genomic window from Canis lupus familiaris isolate Mischka breed German Shepherd chromosome 10, alternate assembly UU_Cfam_GSD_1.0, whole genome shotgun sequence.
CTCAGACCGGGAACATCCGCTCTACCTGCGTTTGGTAGCTGGGCCCAGGACAGACACACTGAGTTTCGTTCTTCGTGAACATGAAATCGGAGAGGTAAGTGATTGTTCGTTCTTCCTTTAAACCACATAGAGCAGCTGGCTCTGTTTTACTGCTGTATTcccagtggggggtggggatgagggggaacaggaggagagagaatgtgcacgCACGTCTGGCCGTCTGTCTGTATCTCTTGGGATGGGGAGAGCTGGTCTGCAGAGGAccattttctgtgtgtttttgaATTGCCAGAAATGAACCCAAAGTTAGCCTACAATGTATCTACAAAATACAGATATCTAGGTCTGTACGTTTTTTGCAATATCTATTGTCTTGGTTTGTAATTCTCAGAAGTGGGAAGAGAGCGAGTAAGAAACTTTCCTCCCACCCAAAGAGCCCTTTTCACTCTTTCTACCTCCAAATTAGCCTAATCCAGCTAAACCATGAAAGTTGATACTCTCCATATGTTTGCTACTAACAGACCTCTCCAGGCTCCTTCGTTTGaagggaaatgaaaggaaatgtaatcaaAAAGTACAATGTCCTACGCACAAAAAGGAaatgcagcctttttttttttttttaaaccatgaagGACATAAAACTttgtagaatctttttttttttctcttgccaaaatgatttttatttttttgccaaagGGATTTAGAAATTACGTTTGTATGTGCATCATTTGCCATTTTCTCTCCAGGGAGGATTGAATTTAGGCCAGTTCAGTTGGAGGAAGAAAAGCCCTTCATACAGTCCTTCTCTAGATCAAATGCCAGCTTTAAGACGACACTTGAGTCAATCTTGTAAGCCCTGGGTGTCTGTCTGCTGTCTGAACAGGAAATGGTATGAATTGTCCGTGTGCAACATTGTGTGATGCAGTGAGAATAGTTTCCAGGGTAAAAGCTAGGAAACCGGGCCTCTGCTTCCTACTGTTCCTCTTGTTAGTTGAGGAGCATGACCTCGGGTAGAATTTCTCATCTTTTCAGTCCTCGGGTTTGAAATCTGTGAAGTGGGACTAAAGACTTTAAAAGGTGGTTTTGagtcacaaattaaaaatatatgtgaacatGCCTTGTAAATTATGGTCCTAGATCTGTAAGTTGCAACCTGATTTGGGGAGTTTTAGGAAGACTGCTACTTTAATTAATAGAAAGTAGAAAGTTCTTTCCTCCTACTCCATGTTTCTTTGATAACCAGGTCAGAattcttctccaggaagccttctgcCATTGTGCCTACTTGGtggtttcattctttctgttGCATCTGTCCCATTTGTATTAGGCTGTCTCCTGTCTTTTCCCTCCCCACGCCCCTGGGAGTTCCCATCAGAAGTTgttcccggggcacctgggtgactcagtcagttgagcatccaacccttggtttcagcttgggtcatggttttggggttgtgagatcaagcctggcatgGGATGGGGtctgtgctctctgctcagtggtaGTCAGGCTTGGGATTctcgccccctgcccctccccctgttcatgtgcGTATACtcactcacgctctctctctcaaataaataaataaatcttaaaaaaggagagagagaaaaattgttCCTGGTTAAGGCAGTGATTCTCAGCGGAGGTCCCAGGGAGGATGTGGTggttggaaaacaaacaaaaaaccaaaatcttccCCAGTGATGGCAAGCACCTTTCTTGACTTTTACTGATCAatcaagaaaatttttatttattttttatttttatttatttatttatgatagagagagagagaggcagagacacaggcagagggagaagcaggctccatgcagggagcctgacgtgggactcagtcctgggactccaggatcgcgccctgggccaaaggcaggcactaaaccactgagccacccagggatcccaatcaagaaaaattttaaaccccACAGTGTTTATTTTGTGCCTTCTGTGTACCCGGTGCTATTGTGGAAACAAGTCAGAGACTCGGGCAAGAGGCTCAGCCTGGATAGTGAGAAGCTCCACAGCTGCAGCGTGGGTAAAGTGTAGGTGAGGGAGATACTAAGCAAATaatcatcataatttttaaatctcttgtgATCAGGGCTGTCATTGCTCAGTGCAGGCTTCTAGTAGACCACGTCCtgggtgggaagggaaggaggaaggaaatcgTGGAAAACTTCTTTTGAGGAAGTGGCATCTAAGCTGAGACGTGAAGGTTGAGTAGGAGTTCGCCAGGCAGCGTGGAGAGCGTGGGCAGAGCTACTGAGGGAAATGTGAGTAGGACAGCGTGAGAGAGGGGAGCCGAGAGGTTAGAGTCTTGCAGACTTATCAGGAACAACCAGGGGAAGCCATCGAACAACTATAGCAGGGGCCGGGCATGCCTGGATTTGCGTGTTCCAGAGAGTAGTCCGGCTGGCTGTTGGAGGAACAGATTGGGGAATGGAAGAGTGGAGTCGGGGTCATGGGGCGGGTTCTTCCGGGGCCTGGAGAAGAGGGCAGTGACCGAGGAGGCAGCAGAGGTAGCAGAGAAAAGCAGGCCAATTGGAGAGCCACTTAGGAGCTGGTGAgatggggggagtggggaggcagCAGTGACcgtgggggctgcagggagagggcGGGGGGAGTGGCTCCTGTTGCTTCTGGGCTCAGGTGGAGGGGGGCCAGGTCAGAGGCCAAAGTGTCTAGTGTACCTGGGGCCCTGAGGCCTGTCCTCGGCCCCAGTGAGAGCTGGTGTGGAGAGCTGTGGGAGGCCTGAGTTGGCCTGGGTGCCCTCCCGGGGGCCCGGGGCTGTGTGGGTGCCCTcccgggggctggggctggggctgggcctacATGTTTTTCCAGGGGTCCATCCTGGGTGCCCTTCCTGGGGGCCGGGCCTGGGCGCCATCCTGGGTGCCCTCCCCGGGGCAGGGCCGGAGCGGGAGGGGTGGCCGCCCCCCACGCGCTCAGGCCGCCCCCTCCGTCCCCGCCTTGTGTCCCCGCAGTGGGAAGCCTTCAGCCTCCCGGAGCTGCAGAATTTCTTGCGCATCCTGGACAAGGAGGAAGCCGAGCAGCTGCAGAGCGTGCGGCGGCGCTACGCGGCCTACAGACACAAGCTGGAGGAAGCCCTGGGCGAGGTGTGGAAGCCCGACTAGGACGCGGGGCCTGTGTCCGAAGCGGCCGCCGCGGGGCTGTCGTCGGGGCTGTCGTCACGGCTGTCATCGCGGCTGTCGCCTGGGCCCCTCGGCGGCCCGCTGCCGGGCAGCTTCTCGGTGGTTCTGCGGCACCGACCCCCCGGCAAGCTGTGAATCTGCTCGTGTGGCCCGGAGCCGCCCAGGCTGCTTGGAAGCAGGGActctggggtttttgtttttgggttttatttcctTACTCTGTTTTAGTTAATTCTGTGATGAGGACGTTCAGCTTCAGGATATGCAGGTGATTTTTTCCAGGCTTCACAAGGAATCTATCCGAATACTTGTCCCGTGTTGAAGTTACCTGTCCGGGTGAcgtttttcttcttgtttttagaTGTCAGGGGATGCGATCCGTGGGAGTGGAGAGGCCAGGACCAGGGACCCTGAGGAGGTTGTGAAGGGAGACTAGGAGCTCGACTGAGAAGGTGCCGAGCAGGTGTGGAGGCAGTGGCCTCGGCAGGGCAGGTGCACAGGCAGGTGCATGTAGGTGACGCGAAGGCTTATGGTTTTGAGGTTAAGCTTGCTGTAGGATAGCTGGATTTGCTGGTAAGTGAAATGTGGGAGCAGAGCCAAAGAAAGTAGGAGCTGGACCCAGAGGAGGAATGGGAAGTCTGCAGCTGACCGGAGACTCAAACCTTCTGGCAGGTGGAGCTCGTGGGCCCAGATGGAGGGGGAGCCCTGCAGCCGGGTCGCCCCCTGAGGACCGGCCTGGGGGGTGGTGCAGTGATCACCTGCTAACTTCTGTCCTGTGAtgcgcccctcccccccagctgtTTTCTGAGTTGAAGAGGATTCTGGGtccgggggcaggggtggtggcagTTTTCTTGCTAGCTGGGAGATGGAGGTAGAGAGCTCATAGCATCCATGTGTGACAGTGactcccttcctttccctatttttccttcttcctcgcactttcccctcttcctgctcCACTCCcacctctttccccctccccctcctcagcgACTGCCCTCTGCTTACCTGAGGATATAGTTATAGACTCAGGGCCTTCAGATCCTCCTGCCAGGAGTCCTGGTCTGTAAAGAGGAGGGTGGCCAGGGACGGAGGAGTCCCCCGCCCCCAAAAGCCAAGCACACAAGAGGGGTTCTTTGCGGAAATGCTTTAACAAAAGTGCATGTTCCTACCCACCAAAGAAAGGCATGTGCAATGGAAGCCTTCCTTTAAAGCACAGTAAATAACCTCATTTTCTTTGCAGCAATCTGAAGACAATGGGAAAGATGTGCTGTGGTTCTAAAGGGGCCTTATAATCTACTTTTCAGTCtagatatatttgttttataaattcccAAGGAATTGTCAACACTCTGGTGACACCTAATGGATTCTTTTTGAAATTCCAAGGTGCTTCATTTCTTTGCCTCTTAAGTGAACTGTGCCTTTTATTGCATTTCTGTTCCCCTCTTGGTGGCGCTTCTGACTTTTCAGAGACTGCCCGTCCTGGTGGAGGCAGGTGTAAGCCGTGGTTCT
Proteins encoded in this region:
- the RASSF3 gene encoding ras association domain-containing protein 3 isoform X1, with the protein product MSSGYSSLEEDAEDFFFTARTSFFRRAPQGKPRAGQQDVEKEKETHNYLSKEEIQEKVHKYNLAVTDKLKMTLNSNGIYTGFIKVQMELCSPPQTSGKLAPSSNGCMNTLHISSTNTVGEVIEALLKKFLVTESPAKFALYKRCHREDQVYACKLSDREHPLYLRLVAGPRTDTLSFVLREHEIGEGGLNLGQFSWRKKSPSYSPSLDQMPALRRHLSQSLGSLQPPGAAEFLAHPGQGGSRAAAERAAALRGLQTQAGGSPGRGVEARLGRGACVRSGRRGAVVGAVVTAVIAAVAWAPRRPAAGQLLGGSAAPTPRQAVNLLVWPGAAQAAWKQGLWGFCFWVLFPYSVLVNSVMRTFSFRICR
- the RASSF3 gene encoding ras association domain-containing protein 3 isoform X2 → MTLNSNGIYTGFIKVQMELCSPPQTSGKLAPSSNGCMNTLHISSTNTVGEVIEALLKKFLVTESPAKFALYKRCHREDQVYACKLSDREHPLYLRLVAGPRTDTLSFVLREHEIGEGGLNLGQFSWRKKSPSYSPSLDQMPALRRHLSQSLGSLQPPGAAEFLAHPGQGGSRAAAERAAALRGLQTQAGGSPGRGVEARLGRGACVRSGRRGAVVGAVVTAVIAAVAWAPRRPAAGQLLGGSAAPTPRQAVNLLVWPGAAQAAWKQGLWGFCFWVLFPYSVLVNSVMRTFSFRICR